A DNA window from Dehalococcoidia bacterium contains the following coding sequences:
- the jag gene encoding RNA-binding cell elongation regulator Jag/EloR, producing MDEAIDQALKQLGVSKDEVEIVVLSEGRKGILGLGAEPARVRVTPRAAQPPANVAEAARETLDALLKGMSVNVTLTPRPSAEPVSPEQTAVSFDISGEDAGLLIGRRGETLSSLQFLVNFMLSRKLRTKVIVNLDVEGYRERRMEVLKGLAGRMAERVKASGRPITLEPMPARERRIVHMTLAEHPDVTTQSVGDGEGRKVVIVPRRGAESVQRSPVVEARPPMARPRSP from the coding sequence GTGGACGAAGCGATAGACCAAGCCCTAAAACAACTGGGGGTAAGCAAGGACGAGGTCGAGATCGTCGTTCTGAGCGAAGGGAGGAAGGGGATTCTGGGGCTGGGGGCTGAGCCAGCCCGTGTCCGAGTAACGCCTCGCGCTGCCCAACCTCCCGCCAACGTCGCGGAGGCCGCGCGGGAAACTTTGGATGCTCTCCTCAAGGGAATGTCCGTGAACGTCACGCTGACGCCGCGCCCGTCGGCGGAGCCTGTCTCTCCGGAGCAGACCGCCGTCTCGTTTGATATCAGCGGGGAAGACGCCGGCCTGCTTATCGGGCGGCGGGGCGAAACCCTTTCGTCTCTCCAGTTCCTGGTGAACTTCATGCTGAGCCGCAAGCTCAGGACAAAGGTGATAGTGAATCTTGACGTGGAGGGTTACCGCGAGCGCCGCATGGAGGTGCTGAAGGGGCTGGCCGGCCGCATGGCGGAGCGCGTCAAAGCTAGTGGCCGCCCCATCACGCTGGAGCCTATGCCTGCTCGGGAGCGACGCATCGTGCACATGACCCTGGCGGAGCACCCGGACGTGACGACGCAGAGCGTCGGCGACGGCGAAGGCCGCAAGGTGGTCATCGTTCCGCGCAGAGGCGCCGAAAGCGTCCAACGCTCGCCTGTTGTCGAGGCGCGACCACCCATGGCGCGTCCGCGGTCCCCGTAG
- a CDS encoding peptidylprolyl isomerase: MSRLTRFVRILPFVLGTPLLLAACAPPPPPPTPTPAPPPSPTPRSNPTQTRAMRWDAPPPMTIDPNKRYTATIETTKGKMVVELFAKQVPKTINNFVFLSRQGFYNGTTFHRVLPGFMAQGGDPTGTGAGGPGYEFGDEFSPTLKHDSPGILSMANAGPNTNGSQFFITYVPTPWLDGRHSVFGKVVEGQSVLNALAPRDPSRSPNAPPGEKILNITIQEQ; the protein is encoded by the coding sequence ATGTCACGCTTGACGCGTTTTGTCCGCATACTTCCGTTCGTCCTTGGCACGCCCCTCCTTCTGGCTGCGTGCGCTCCGCCCCCGCCTCCTCCTACACCTACGCCCGCGCCGCCTCCATCGCCCACGCCACGCTCGAATCCCACACAGACGCGCGCGATGCGATGGGACGCGCCGCCTCCCATGACCATTGACCCCAACAAACGGTATACCGCTACAATTGAAACCACCAAGGGCAAGATGGTGGTTGAACTGTTCGCCAAGCAGGTTCCCAAGACAATCAACAACTTCGTGTTTCTGTCCAGGCAGGGTTTCTACAACGGCACTACTTTTCATCGCGTGCTGCCCGGCTTCATGGCCCAGGGCGGCGATCCCACCGGCACCGGCGCGGGCGGCCCCGGCTACGAGTTCGGGGACGAGTTCAGTCCCACCCTCAAGCACGATAGCCCAGGCATCCTCTCCATGGCCAACGCAGGCCCCAACACCAACGGGAGCCAGTTCTTCATCACCTACGTGCCCACGCCCTGGCTGGACGGCCGCCACAGCGTGTTCGGCAAGGTTGTGGAGGGCCAGAGTGTCCTGAACGCCCTCGCGCCGCGCGACCCCTCGCGCAGTCCCAACGCGCCGCCTGGCGAGAAAATCCTCAATATTACTATCCAGGAGCAATAG
- a CDS encoding PQQ-binding-like beta-propeller repeat protein, protein MTLQRRFSDTLRIAGHRFDKRFVLVCVLLGLVFLLAACGQAPRPPAGWSGPVLNDGTLFIGSRDGKMLAVEQQTGKVTWEYPRGTDFVSHVYSTPVISSDRVYYGGYNGKVYALDVKTGLKQWEFSTGKPIVGDVAVDADRVYAGSEDGKLYSLQRQDGIKAWEFTAGDRIWAGPALDGEAVYVGTMSGDFFKLKTATGARVWSFKAGGAIAAPPLVTKDAVYVGSFDRTFYALDAQTGQVKWRHQSDNWFWTRPVASGATVYATSMDGRLYAFDAATGQVRWRFPSAPSATVKPPGALRAWPVLTDGLVVFSDVDGRVFAVDARTGDQRWDTALGSPVYAPLATDGKAVYASALNKDIVALDVKAGNKLVTIKTEVK, encoded by the coding sequence GTGACGTTACAGCGCCGGTTCTCTGATACCCTCCGTATAGCTGGACACCGTTTCGATAAGAGATTTGTCCTCGTTTGCGTTCTCCTCGGCCTTGTCTTCCTCCTGGCCGCGTGCGGTCAGGCTCCACGCCCTCCCGCGGGCTGGTCCGGCCCCGTTCTTAACGACGGTACGCTCTTTATCGGCTCTCGAGACGGCAAAATGCTTGCGGTGGAGCAGCAAACAGGCAAAGTGACTTGGGAATACCCCCGAGGAACAGATTTCGTCAGCCACGTCTACTCGACGCCCGTCATATCCAGCGACCGTGTCTATTACGGCGGCTACAACGGCAAAGTGTACGCCCTGGACGTGAAGACGGGCTTGAAGCAATGGGAGTTCTCGACCGGCAAGCCCATCGTCGGAGATGTGGCTGTTGACGCCGACAGGGTGTACGCGGGATCCGAGGACGGCAAGCTCTATAGCCTCCAGAGGCAAGACGGCATCAAGGCATGGGAGTTCACCGCGGGTGACAGGATATGGGCCGGCCCCGCGCTGGACGGCGAGGCGGTCTACGTGGGAACCATGAGCGGGGACTTCTTCAAGCTCAAGACGGCCACCGGCGCCCGCGTCTGGTCATTCAAGGCCGGAGGCGCAATCGCGGCGCCGCCCCTGGTCACAAAGGACGCCGTGTACGTCGGCTCGTTCGACCGCACCTTCTATGCGCTGGACGCCCAGACCGGCCAGGTCAAATGGCGGCATCAGTCCGACAATTGGTTTTGGACGCGGCCCGTAGCGTCGGGCGCCACTGTGTACGCCACGAGCATGGACGGGCGGCTTTATGCTTTCGACGCCGCCACGGGACAGGTGCGCTGGAGATTTCCCTCCGCTCCCTCCGCCACCGTAAAGCCCCCGGGCGCTCTGCGGGCTTGGCCCGTCCTGACCGATGGGCTGGTCGTTTTCAGCGACGTTGACGGGCGCGTATTCGCCGTTGACGCGCGCACGGGGGACCAGCGCTGGGACACGGCGCTTGGCTCGCCCGTGTACGCGCCGCTTGCCACCGATGGCAAGGCCGTATATGCGAGTGCGCTGAATAAGGACATTGTTGCCCTGGACGTCAAGGCGGGCAACAAGCTTGTTACCATCAAGACGGAAGTGAAGTAG
- a CDS encoding DNA polymerase III subunit alpha, with product MAAAQFTHLHLHTELSLLDGLCRIPNLIQQAKAMGMDSMAITDHGALYGVIDFYREAKREGVKPILGIEGYVAVGSRFSRGAADKNSYHILLLAKNATGYKNLIQLSTKSHLEGFYYKPRMDHELLEQHHEGLIVLSGCLNGEVPRLILENRHDEARQTALWYKEVFGDFYLELQDHNIPELVQVNKELLRLHQEIGLPLVATNDVHYTNRADSGIQDVLLCIQTNATVQEEKRMKMSDDSFYLRSPREMADAFAHLPEAVVNTQRIADMCDVSLTFGKLHLPQFPTPGGKPADEYLAELCWQGLDRRFPHVTDEIRRRLEYELDVVRKTRFANYFLVVWDYTRFARERRILFGVRGSAAASLVLYCLGVTSVDPLDYNLVFERFLNLERKEMPDIDMDFQDDRRDEVISYVVQKYGADRVAQIITFGTLGPKAAIRDVGRALGMAYGDVDRVARLVPFDAKTMDEAMKASQELRAVSEADDILRKLIDTARQLEGIARNASTHAAGVVISDEPLSNYVPLQRPTKVEKAEESGGGVVVTQFSMETIAEMGLLKMDFLGLINLTILQKARDLVSRSRGGEIDLLQIPLDDRKTFDLLSSGETTSIFQLESPGMRQYIKQLRPGSVRDLSAMIALYRPGPMEHIKTFIKAKHGEEPIRHPHPALSEILNETYGVITYQDQVLHIARKFAGYTLGAADIFRKAMGKKIPAVMEKEREKFIAGAVGNGYDEGTAVAVFNLILPFAGYAFNKAHSVSYALISYWTAYLKANYPEEYMTAALNAFIGKEEKVATMLAECWHLGIPVLPPDVNHGGVEFAIEVSPGAGRGIRCGLGAIKNVGASAVQGIIAPREKGGAYKDLSDFIRRADLRNTNRRAMESLIKVGALDTLGPRGGLLAVVEKITGQAQREAKLRETGQATMFDMFGVAVSTPLPGIELSGGDVSPTEKLEWERELVGGYLSEHPFSRAQAALRGQVDYLPAEITPELVESTPGLHGEVIQTAGFVRSMRSLLTKDGRAFVIAQLEDTTGGVEVAVWPDVYQRTMELWREGSVLMVRGRVRVRADRVSLSCDDVRPFEAENSGEGVQEALSEPVLAPSEQLDELSRPAPDASRSITIAVAETEDSAKDIAFLQSLVAILRRFPGRDCVRIVVRQLGSETQQLDLPGLTTGLCDDLRLELARMLGEGGVTVDSGPAAPSVIP from the coding sequence ATGGCCGCCGCTCAGTTCACCCATCTCCACCTCCACACCGAGCTGAGCCTTCTGGACGGCCTCTGTCGCATTCCCAACCTCATCCAGCAGGCCAAGGCGATGGGGATGGACTCCATGGCCATTACCGACCACGGCGCCCTCTACGGCGTTATCGATTTCTATCGAGAGGCGAAGAGGGAGGGCGTGAAGCCCATCCTCGGCATTGAGGGATACGTGGCCGTCGGAAGCCGCTTCAGCCGCGGCGCCGCCGACAAGAACTCCTACCACATCCTGCTGCTAGCCAAGAACGCCACGGGCTACAAGAACCTCATCCAGCTCTCCACCAAATCCCATCTGGAGGGCTTCTACTACAAGCCGCGCATGGACCACGAGTTGTTGGAGCAGCACCATGAGGGCCTTATCGTCCTGTCCGGCTGCCTGAACGGCGAGGTGCCGCGTCTCATCCTGGAAAACCGTCACGATGAGGCAAGGCAAACGGCCCTCTGGTATAAGGAGGTCTTCGGCGACTTCTACCTGGAGCTGCAGGACCACAACATCCCCGAGCTGGTCCAGGTGAACAAGGAGCTGCTGCGCCTCCATCAGGAGATCGGCCTGCCTCTGGTGGCTACGAACGATGTCCATTACACTAACCGCGCGGACTCGGGCATCCAGGACGTGCTCCTCTGCATTCAGACCAACGCCACCGTGCAAGAGGAGAAGCGGATGAAGATGTCCGACGACTCCTTCTATCTGCGCAGCCCGCGGGAGATGGCGGACGCCTTCGCGCACCTGCCGGAGGCCGTCGTCAACACGCAGCGCATAGCTGACATGTGCGACGTCTCGCTGACGTTCGGCAAGCTGCACCTGCCCCAGTTTCCAACGCCCGGCGGCAAGCCCGCGGACGAGTACCTGGCCGAGCTGTGCTGGCAAGGCCTGGACCGTCGCTTTCCCCACGTGACCGACGAAATACGGCGACGTCTTGAGTACGAGTTGGACGTCGTCAGGAAGACGCGTTTCGCGAACTACTTCCTGGTGGTGTGGGACTACACCCGGTTCGCGCGGGAGCGGCGCATCCTCTTCGGCGTTCGGGGAAGCGCCGCCGCCAGCCTTGTGCTCTACTGCCTGGGCGTGACCAGCGTGGACCCCCTGGACTACAATCTCGTCTTCGAGCGCTTCCTTAACCTGGAGCGCAAGGAGATGCCTGATATTGACATGGACTTCCAAGATGATCGGCGCGACGAGGTCATCAGCTACGTCGTGCAGAAGTACGGCGCCGACCGCGTCGCCCAGATCATCACCTTTGGCACGTTGGGGCCCAAGGCCGCCATCCGGGACGTGGGCCGCGCCCTCGGCATGGCGTACGGGGACGTGGACCGGGTCGCCCGCCTGGTGCCGTTCGACGCCAAGACCATGGATGAAGCCATGAAGGCGAGCCAGGAGTTGCGCGCCGTCTCCGAGGCGGACGATATCCTGCGGAAGCTGATTGACACGGCCAGGCAGCTTGAGGGCATAGCCCGGAACGCGAGCACCCACGCGGCGGGTGTTGTCATCTCCGACGAGCCGCTTAGCAACTATGTGCCGTTGCAGCGGCCCACCAAGGTGGAGAAGGCCGAGGAGAGCGGCGGCGGAGTCGTGGTCACCCAGTTCTCCATGGAGACGATTGCCGAGATGGGCCTGCTGAAAATGGACTTCCTTGGTCTAATCAACCTCACCATTCTGCAAAAGGCGCGGGACCTGGTGTCCAGGTCGCGGGGCGGTGAGATTGACCTTCTCCAGATTCCACTTGACGACAGGAAGACCTTTGACCTCCTTTCCTCCGGAGAGACAACCAGCATCTTCCAACTTGAAAGCCCCGGCATGCGGCAGTATATCAAGCAGCTTCGTCCAGGGTCGGTCCGGGATCTGTCCGCCATGATCGCGCTCTACCGGCCAGGCCCTATGGAGCACATTAAAACGTTCATCAAGGCCAAACACGGAGAGGAGCCTATCCGTCATCCTCATCCGGCGCTGTCGGAGATACTGAACGAAACGTACGGCGTTATCACCTATCAGGACCAGGTATTGCACATAGCGCGCAAGTTCGCGGGATACACGCTGGGCGCGGCGGACATCTTCCGCAAGGCGATGGGCAAGAAGATCCCCGCGGTCATGGAGAAGGAGCGGGAGAAGTTCATCGCGGGCGCCGTCGGGAACGGGTATGACGAGGGGACCGCTGTCGCCGTCTTCAACCTCATTCTGCCATTCGCGGGTTATGCCTTCAACAAGGCGCACAGCGTCAGCTATGCCCTCATCTCCTACTGGACGGCGTATCTCAAGGCGAACTATCCCGAGGAGTATATGACCGCCGCCCTGAACGCCTTCATAGGCAAGGAAGAAAAGGTTGCGACGATGCTCGCCGAGTGCTGGCACCTGGGCATTCCCGTGCTGCCGCCCGACGTGAACCACGGCGGCGTTGAGTTCGCCATAGAGGTATCGCCCGGGGCCGGTCGCGGCATTCGTTGCGGCCTGGGGGCCATCAAGAATGTTGGCGCATCCGCGGTGCAGGGCATTATAGCCCCGCGCGAAAAGGGCGGTGCGTACAAAGACCTTTCCGATTTTATACGCCGCGCGGACCTGCGGAACACGAACAGACGGGCGATGGAGAGCCTTATCAAGGTAGGCGCTCTGGACACGCTCGGCCCGCGCGGCGGGCTGCTGGCGGTGGTGGAGAAGATCACGGGCCAGGCCCAGCGGGAGGCAAAGCTTCGCGAGACGGGCCAGGCGACTATGTTTGACATGTTCGGCGTTGCCGTGTCCACTCCGTTACCAGGCATCGAACTGTCCGGTGGCGACGTCTCGCCGACCGAGAAACTGGAATGGGAGCGTGAGCTTGTCGGCGGCTACCTCTCCGAGCACCCGTTTAGCCGGGCGCAGGCGGCCCTGCGCGGGCAGGTGGACTACTTGCCCGCGGAGATAACACCGGAGTTGGTGGAGAGCACGCCGGGGCTGCACGGCGAGGTGATTCAGACGGCGGGCTTTGTCCGAAGCATGCGCTCCCTTCTCACAAAAGATGGGCGCGCCTTTGTCATTGCGCAGTTGGAGGACACAACGGGCGGCGTCGAGGTGGCTGTCTGGCCGGACGTTTACCAGCGGACTATGGAGCTTTGGCGCGAGGGATCTGTCTTGATGGTGCGGGGCCGGGTGCGCGTGCGGGCCGACCGAGTCTCGCTGTCCTGTGACGACGTTCGCCCTTTTGAAGCGGAAAACTCCGGGGAAGGGGTCCAGGAGGCCCTCAGTGAGCCTGTGCTCGCGCCGTCCGAACAACTGGACGAGTTGTCTCGGCCCGCGCCCGACGCGTCCCGCTCCATCACGATTGCCGTAGCGGAGACAGAGGACTCAGCGAAGGACATTGCGTTTCTACAGAGCCTGGTCGCAATTCTGCGGCGGTTCCCAGGCCGCGATTGTGTGCGCATCGTGGTGCGGCAGCTTGGCTCGGAGACACAGCAACTGGACTTGCCGGGTCTCACGACTGGACTGTGCGACGATCTGCGGTTGGAACTGGCGCGCATGCTCGGCGAGGGGGGAGTCACGGTGGACAGCGGACCTGCCGCACCGTCCGTGATTCCTTGA
- a CDS encoding YidC/Oxa1 family membrane protein insertase — protein sequence MEFLATIWNVVVFGPMLNTVVFLYTVFGNFGVAIILFTLLVRAVMLPLTIKQLYSTKKMSALQPRLQELQRKYPKDRARISQETMRLYKEAGINPLGCLGPIVVQFPIWIGLYQAIIQAMPPAPEGLIDVSSHLYPWLPMVHQAIPVHSRFLWMDLGVPDALPVLPILVFVTMWVQQKMTMLPSTDPQQAQTNQMMLWMMPAMFAFFTFQFPSGLALYWVVSNLVGVVFQYFITGWGSLFPLFQTAPAQAPASSPAKELVSDGQSGSDSQDGGRSDRPSPKTTGGKQGRGRDRRSERREEGDSGAGG from the coding sequence GTGGAATTCCTGGCGACAATCTGGAACGTAGTCGTTTTCGGCCCCATGCTGAACACGGTGGTGTTTTTGTACACCGTGTTTGGCAACTTCGGCGTCGCCATCATCCTGTTCACGCTGCTGGTGCGCGCGGTCATGCTTCCCCTGACGATCAAGCAGTTGTACTCCACCAAGAAGATGTCCGCTCTGCAGCCGCGTCTGCAGGAGCTTCAGCGCAAGTACCCCAAGGACCGTGCACGCATCTCTCAGGAAACGATGCGCTTGTACAAGGAAGCGGGTATCAACCCACTGGGCTGTCTGGGTCCTATAGTCGTCCAATTCCCCATCTGGATAGGCCTGTACCAGGCCATCATCCAGGCTATGCCGCCCGCGCCCGAGGGGCTGATAGACGTGTCGAGTCACCTGTATCCCTGGTTGCCTATGGTGCACCAGGCAATCCCGGTGCACAGCCGGTTCCTGTGGATGGACCTGGGAGTGCCGGACGCTCTGCCTGTCCTGCCGATCCTGGTTTTCGTCACGATGTGGGTGCAGCAAAAGATGACAATGCTGCCATCTACGGACCCACAGCAGGCCCAGACGAACCAGATGATGCTGTGGATGATGCCCGCCATGTTCGCCTTCTTCACCTTTCAATTCCCCAGCGGCCTCGCGTTGTACTGGGTGGTATCTAACCTTGTCGGTGTAGTTTTTCAGTATTTCATTACCGGGTGGGGCAGTCTCTTCCCTCTTTTCCAGACTGCGCCCGCTCAGGCCCCGGCCTCTTCGCCGGCGAAGGAGTTGGTGAGCGATGGACAGTCTGGAAGTGACAGCCAAGACGGTGGACGAAGCGATAGACCAAGCCCTAAAACAACTGGGGGTAAGCAAGGACGAGGTCGAGATCGTCGTTCTGAGCGAAGGGAGGAAGGGGATTCTGGGGCTGGGGGCTGA
- a CDS encoding transglutaminase domain-containing protein, with protein sequence MTMGAIWTRGVRPPAEAPAPVRGLKRLLSWEGWLTLGLEAIVLLSTVWSVEQAQWVPVLPSLSLIAVLGMAAAAGIERARWHTALGMLAGLALIGIPVVLWQSAAALPSTAWDARFGELLTRMAKWWELARTGGISIDPLPFAVALAFLVWALSFTSTWFLQRRLNMWWGILPAGFCLLTNLSYLPESYYGYFWTYLPAAMLIMMRTNVLRLQKGWRENGTRVPRGLGITFLMHAGWFSLLVVGIAWVLPLQTATVVPLRAAWEAVRAPWADMETEVGRLFSSLPARKAVPLHAFGRAMPFRGAINLGNEVALLAQADHAGYWRARVYEVYSAEGWLIGDRNASDLSAASLNSREARGAVYRARKTVTQRVEVNFSTDTLFAQGQPLEANIPALMETAPAGVYGISLTDGAGAQNLPFDLRRLSGNLRQALQAQGSLSRDEVLRLLPSGVRLKDVQESGGHVVAVQITREAETSDVLGLRSPSRSLGPRGYQMVSSVSVASARELRASGVSFPRWVTDRYLQLPSGIPDRVRRLAQEVGRDAPTPYDKAVAIEAYLRRIPNATDIEAPPPGADGVDHFLFSVRRGYSDYYASAMVVMLRSAGVPARLAVGYATGQWDDQTKVYVVRERHAHAWPEVFFNGYGWVEFEPTAGHEAFARGDQSEEASASSNDTTGDEYPAFDDDLLSEMDGADLSDFRDDAGPWAAVARVTSVTFFVGLLALAAMWLVWMLSFRGLRPAMAAYEKMARLAGLSGLAPKVHETPSEYAGTLTQVLPSQKDAIQTITHGFERSQYGKQSLSPQDEEEISSAWRTIRSRLLRRVLRRL encoded by the coding sequence ATGACCATGGGGGCCATCTGGACCCGCGGCGTCCGTCCGCCCGCCGAGGCGCCGGCGCCGGTGCGTGGCCTCAAACGCCTTCTCTCCTGGGAGGGCTGGCTTACCTTGGGCCTTGAGGCGATCGTATTGCTCAGCACCGTGTGGTCGGTGGAACAGGCCCAGTGGGTGCCCGTGCTGCCTTCCCTCAGTCTCATCGCCGTGCTGGGCATGGCCGCCGCCGCGGGGATTGAGCGCGCGCGCTGGCATACCGCCCTGGGGATGCTGGCGGGTCTGGCGCTTATTGGCATCCCGGTCGTGCTCTGGCAGAGCGCAGCCGCTCTCCCGAGCACCGCATGGGATGCCCGTTTTGGCGAGTTGCTCACGCGTATGGCCAAGTGGTGGGAGCTGGCCCGCACGGGTGGCATCAGCATAGACCCCCTGCCGTTCGCCGTGGCGCTGGCCTTTCTGGTCTGGGCCTTAAGCTTCACATCCACCTGGTTCCTGCAGCGCCGCCTGAACATGTGGTGGGGCATCCTGCCCGCGGGGTTCTGCCTGCTCACCAACCTCAGCTATCTGCCAGAGAGCTACTACGGCTACTTCTGGACATACCTCCCCGCCGCCATGCTCATCATGATGCGGACCAATGTGCTGCGGCTGCAGAAGGGCTGGCGGGAGAATGGCACCCGCGTCCCGCGAGGCCTGGGCATCACCTTCCTGATGCACGCCGGATGGTTCTCTCTCCTGGTCGTCGGCATCGCATGGGTGCTGCCCCTGCAAACGGCCACGGTCGTGCCGCTCCGCGCCGCATGGGAGGCGGTGCGCGCCCCCTGGGCTGACATGGAGACCGAGGTTGGCCGGCTCTTTTCCTCCCTCCCCGCGCGAAAGGCAGTCCCCCTGCACGCCTTCGGCCGCGCCATGCCTTTCCGTGGCGCTATCAACCTGGGAAACGAGGTGGCCTTGCTGGCCCAGGCGGACCACGCGGGTTACTGGCGCGCCAGGGTCTATGAGGTGTACTCCGCCGAGGGCTGGCTGATAGGAGACAGGAATGCCTCGGACCTTTCCGCGGCCTCGCTCAACTCCCGCGAGGCCAGGGGGGCTGTCTACCGGGCGCGCAAAACAGTCACCCAGCGGGTGGAGGTCAACTTCTCCACCGATACGCTCTTCGCCCAGGGCCAACCTCTGGAGGCCAACATCCCCGCCCTGATGGAGACTGCCCCGGCAGGGGTCTACGGCATATCGCTGACCGACGGCGCTGGCGCTCAAAACCTTCCCTTTGACCTTCGGAGGCTATCGGGCAATTTGCGCCAGGCCCTTCAGGCCCAGGGGTCCCTCAGCCGGGACGAAGTCCTGCGACTTCTGCCCTCCGGTGTGCGGCTCAAGGATGTGCAGGAAAGCGGCGGCCATGTTGTGGCGGTCCAGATCACGCGTGAAGCCGAAACATCGGACGTGCTGGGCCTCCGCAGCCCCAGCCGGTCCCTGGGCCCGCGCGGCTACCAAATGGTGTCGTCCGTCTCTGTGGCGTCCGCGAGGGAGCTGCGCGCATCCGGCGTTTCCTTCCCACGATGGGTGACCGATCGCTATCTGCAGTTGCCGTCCGGCATCCCGGACCGGGTGCGCCGCCTGGCGCAGGAGGTCGGTCGGGACGCGCCCACGCCTTACGACAAGGCGGTCGCCATCGAGGCGTACCTGCGGCGAATCCCCAACGCCACCGATATTGAGGCGCCGCCACCGGGCGCGGACGGCGTGGACCACTTCCTGTTCTCTGTACGCCGCGGCTATAGCGATTACTACGCGTCAGCCATGGTGGTTATGTTGCGCTCAGCCGGCGTCCCCGCGCGATTGGCGGTGGGCTACGCCACGGGACAATGGGACGACCAGACCAAGGTCTATGTAGTCAGGGAGCGCCATGCACACGCCTGGCCGGAGGTTTTCTTCAACGGATACGGATGGGTGGAATTCGAACCCACAGCCGGGCACGAAGCCTTTGCCCGCGGAGACCAGTCGGAGGAGGCGTCAGCCTCCAGCAACGACACGACGGGCGATGAGTACCCGGCGTTCGACGATGACCTCTTAAGCGAGATGGATGGAGCCGACCTGAGCGACTTTCGCGATGACGCAGGCCCGTGGGCAGCAGTGGCCCGCGTGACCAGCGTTACGTTCTTCGTCGGCCTGCTGGCTCTGGCCGCGATGTGGCTGGTGTGGATGCTGAGCTTCCGCGGCCTGCGTCCCGCCATGGCCGCGTATGAGAAGATGGCGCGTCTTGCGGGCCTCTCCGGTCTTGCGCCAAAGGTCCACGAGACTCCTTCCGAGTACGCGGGGACGCTGACACAGGTCTTGCCGTCTCAGAAGGACGCCATCCAAACGATCACTCACGGCTTCGAGCGGAGCCAGTACGGCAAGCAGTCTCTGAGCCCTCAGGACGAGGAGGAGATTAGTTCCGCCTGGCGCACAATCCGGTCCCGGCTGCTGCGGCGCGTACTCCGCCGCCTGTAA
- a CDS encoding DUF2007 domain-containing protein has protein sequence MKWVYVATAPDQITAEMWVDLLRQEGVPAQVRAEDTFGFLGVTPIPCRVMALNEYEPKAMALLAELGALRIAEDGE, from the coding sequence ATGAAGTGGGTGTACGTGGCGACCGCCCCGGACCAGATTACCGCCGAGATGTGGGTGGACCTGCTGCGGCAGGAGGGTGTCCCCGCGCAGGTGCGCGCCGAGGACACCTTCGGCTTCCTGGGCGTGACGCCGATACCGTGCCGCGTGATGGCGCTGAACGAGTACGAGCCAAAGGCGATGGCCCTTCTGGCTGAGTTAGGCGCGCTCCGCATTGCCGAAGACGGCGAGTAA